The following are from one region of the Oncorhynchus masou masou isolate Uvic2021 chromosome 24, UVic_Omas_1.1, whole genome shotgun sequence genome:
- the znf692 gene encoding zinc finger protein 692, with the protein MEQMNDPLTMVSESTPDTIRQQRRRELDARRSKSRVRLGSCLQSWGQLKNHLGFSLHSELANYLLQSYFSKVCAKCSDNMKGDTTALVTSRESLHHLVLLVHTHGQQCPFPPTLQSDTAREKQAADTEGNQSKGEAVKQRTGPKHLPPQTGAKDCSSPEDGLFPCALGKEMREPPDVLEAELCLHYVCEGGHLLSWQPSQSDCDEKRGTGEREGEIVEGEITPAGPTMCKGRIGAKEPKKESVTGRGRLTARRTRARGGARSVVTQEEAQQPGEETMDLTTLNSGESNSRGSQNAQEGSVAGSDTMPAESLQSLEDCFHRRLPMECNDHDDDKEHNPDNITAEKDVPSPGRPEPADNVPQIVSKKKRKTTPKAILRCEFDGCGKIFSSRQYLNHHMKYQHFHQRTFACSHTPCGKSFNFKKHLKEHEKLHSNQRDFICEFCARAFRTNSHLLIHRRIHTGEKPIQCEVCGFTCRQKASLNWHMKKHDAESSYQFPCEVCGRRFEKSYNLTAHHRKSHPD; encoded by the exons ATGGAGCAGATGAATGACCCTTTGACCATGGTGTCGGAGTCTACTCCAGACACCATCAGACAGCAGAGGCGCAGGGAGCTGGACGCTCGGCGGAGTAAGTCTCGTGTGCGTCTGGGGTCATGCCTGCAGAGCTGGGGTCAGCTGAAGAACCACCTGGGATTCTCTCTGCACTCTGAGCTCGCCAACTACCTACTGCAGAG CTATTTTTCTAAAGTGTGTGCCAAATGCTCAG ACAATATGAAAGGGGATACGACTGCCTTGGTGACATCAAGAGAATCTCTGCATCACCTCGTCCTATTGGTCCACACCCACGGACAACAGTGCCCCTTCCCACCAACCCTCCAATCTGACACTGCCAGAGAGAAGCAAGCAGCTGACACAGAGGGAAACCAGTCAAAGGGAGAGGCAGTGAAGCAGAGAACAGGCCCAAAGCACTTACCACCTCAGACAGGTGCGAAGGACTGTAGTTCTCCAGAGGATGGCCTCTTCCCATGTGCTCTGGGGAAGGAAATGAGAGAACCCCCGGATGTGTTAGAGGCAGAACTGTGTCTGCACTATGTCTGTGAGGGAGGGCATCTGCTTTCATGGCAACCTAGTCAGAGTGACTGTGATGAaaagagggggacaggagagagggaaggagagattgtGGAGGGGGAAATTACCCCTGCAGGTCCAACCATGTGCAAAGGGAGGATAGGAGCAAAGGAGCCCAAGAAGGAGAGTGTCACAGGGAGGGGTCGTCTTACTGCGAGGAGGACTAGGGCTCGTGGTGGAGCAAGGTCTGTGGTGACCCAAGAGGAGGCACAGCAGCCAGGAGAGGAGACGATGGACCTGACAACCCTAAACTCTGGAGAGAGCAACTCAAGAG GAAGTCAGAATGCACAGGAAGGGTCAGTGGCAGGAAGTGACACAATGCCAGCAGAGTCCTTGCAGTCATTGGAGGATTG TTTTCATAGGCGGCTACCTATGGAATGTAATGATCATGACGATGATAAGGAGCACAACCCAGACAACATCACTGCAGAGAAGGATGTCCCTTCACCCGGCAG ACCGGAGCCAGCCGACAATGTTCCTCAGATTGTCAGCAAAAAGAAAAG AAAAACAACACCGAAAGCAATCTTGCGTTGTGAGTTTGATGGCTGTGGGAAGATCTTCTCCTCTCGGCAGTACCTAAAT CATCATATGAAGTACCAGCACTTCCACCAGAGGACGTTCGCCTGCTCTCACACTCCCTGTGGAAAGTCCTTCAACTTCAAGAAGCACCTGAAAGAGCATGAGAAGCTGCACAGCA ACCAGAGGGACTTCATCTGTGAGTTCTGTGCCCGGGCTTTCCGCACCAACAGCCACCTTCTCATCCACCGCCGCATCCACACCGGAGAGAAACCGATACA gtGTGAGGTATGTGGCTTCACCTGCCGCCAGAAGGCCTCACTCAACTGGCACATGAAGAAGCACGACGCTGAGAGCAGTTACCAGTTCCCCTGTGAGGTCTGCGGCCGGCGCTTTGAGAAGAGTTACAACCTGACCGCTCACCACCGCAAAAGCCACCCTGACTAG